The nucleotide sequence CCCCGAGAGCGTCCTCCAGGGCCGCCGCCGCGGTCACCCGGTGCACCGAGGAGCAGATGGCGCAGATCCGGCAGACCAGGGCCGGCACCTCCGCAAAGGAGCGCCCCAGCAGAAGGCCCTCGAAGAGACGCGGCGCCTCGAGCAGGGCCACCCGGGCCTCCAGAAGCTCTCCTCCCTCCAGGACCAGTTCCACCCGCCCGTGTCCCTCCACCCGGGTCAGGGGCTCCAGGTGCAAGGTCTTCATGGCTCCTCCCCGGTAAAGCGCTTCATGCGGGCCGCCACCTCCCCTTCCGGCAGCCCGACCTCGAGCAGCAGCCGGTACTGCTCGGCGCGGTTGGCCTCGGCCACCTCCCCCCGGCACCCTTCGCAGGGAACCCCGAAGGAGGGGCAAAGAGCGGCGCAGCCGGCCCGGGTCACCGCCCCCAGGCAGGGCTGCCCCTTCTCAAGGAGCAGACACAGGTTCTCCCGGCAACGGCACTCCATGCACACGGGGTATTCGGCCAGGGCGGGCAGCCCCCCGCGAGCCAGAGCGCCGACCGTGCGCAGCAGTTCACCCCTTTCGGGGGGGCAGCCGGCCAGCTCGATGTCGACCCGGACGAATCGGGAAAGGGACTGCGGGGGGAAGGTGGTCTTCTCGGCGGCGGTCTCCCCGTAGACCCCCTCGCACAGAGCGGCGCGGTCAGTGCCGGCCAGACTGTTCACCCCGCCGGTCAGGGCGCAGGCGCCGACAGCCGCGAGCACCTCGGATCTGCGGCGCAGCTGGAGAAGCGCGCTCAGCTCCTCCGGCCGGGAAACCGATCCCTCCACGAGGACGACGTCGAGCCTCCCCCCGTCATCCGGGCGCGAGGAGGCCATGGGAAAGACCACCACCTCGGCCGCGGCGTCGAAAGCCGCCAGGTCGGCCTCGCAGTTGAGCAGGGTCAGCTGGCAGCCGCAGCAGGAGGTGAAGCGCTGATATCCCAGACGCAGCCTGGACAAGGTTCCCCCTCAGATGGCGCCCTCCATGGAGCGCAGTTCGGCCAGGGAAAAAACAGGCCCGTCGCGGCAGACGAACCTTCCCCCGACGACACAGTGGCAGCACTGTCCCACCCCGCACTTCATGCGCCGCTCCAGGGTGGCATAGATCCGCCCCGGATCGATGCCGAGGGAGGCGAGTTCCTCAAGAACGCAGCTGTAGAGAGCGGGCGGTCCGCACACCGCCGCCGTGGTGCGCCCTGGAGCAAAGCGCAGATCCTCCAGCAGCCCGGTGACCAGCCCCACCTTGCAGAAAAACCCCTCGGACGACCAGGGCAGGTCGGTGACGAAGTCGACCGAAAATCGCAGCCGGATCTGTCCCCGACGGGCAAGAGACTCCAGCTCCTCCCGAAAGAGAAGGGCGGCGGGATCCCGCGAACCGTACAACAGGATGATCTCCCCGAAATCCTTCTTCCGATCGAGCAGGGCTTGCAGCAGGGCCCGCAAGGGGGCCATTCCCAACCCCCCGGCCACCAGCAGGACGTCTCTCCCGGCAAATGCCTCCAGGTCGAAGCCGTTGCCGAAAGGGCCCCTCATCCCCACCGGGGCCCCCTCCTCGAGGCGGTAGAGGGCCGAAGTCACCCGGCCCGCCCTGCGGATGCAGGCCTGAAACTCGGTCGAAGAGGGATAGGCGGCGGCGGAGCCCGGAAAGGCGCCGACCCCCGGAAGCGAAAGCTCGACGAACTGCCCCGGCTCCACCGCCATCGGAGTCTCCGGGCGAAAATAAAAGAGGTGATTGTCGGGCACCGCCCGCTCGATGGCTTCGACCCGCGCCGGGACGGGGAGAAAATCGACCTTCATCGCTGTTCCTCCCCGGAGAGCTCCGTCAGCACCGAAGAGATGTCGATGTCCACCGGACAGGCCCGGGCGCAGCGGCCGCAGCCGACACAGGAGACCTCGCCCCGGAGGGGACCGAAACCGAGGAACTTGTGCTCGAAGCGGAAGCGCAGGCGGTCCCCCCTGCGGGGCCGGAAGTTGTGCCCTCCGGCGACCAGGGCATGGCTGCGGAAGAAGCAGTTGTCCCATTCCCGATGGCGGGCCGTCCGGCCGCCGGGCAGGGCCTCGTCGACCACGTCGTAGCAATAGCAGGTGGGGCAGACGGCGCTGCACGCCCCGCAGGACAGGCAGCGGCTCCCCGTCTCGCGCCACAGGGGAAGGGTGGCGCTCTTCGAAAACAACTCCGGGAGGTTTTCCGGCAACGCCCCTCCCCGGCCCCCCATGGTCTCCATCGGCAGGGGCAGGTCCGACTCCTCCGCCCCCAGCCCCCGGAGCCCGTCCAGGACCCCCTCCCCCCGGGCCGAACCGGCCCAGACCCGGCCCTCGGCGAGAAACAGGTCAAAGAGGGGCAAGGCCGGGCGCGGCGCACAAAAGCACTCATCGCTCGGTGTGCAGGCCGTCCCGAGCACCAGCATATCCGTGCGGCGCCTTTGGTAAAAAGGATCTTCGGCGAAAACCCGGTCCAGGTAATCGAGGGCGTAGAGATCGCAGGGGGGGATACCGACCAGGGCCCTGGGCCGGCATGGCGGATCGGAGAACGAATCGCCGGGGCCCGGAAAAGCGCAGATCTCCTCCCGTGGAGGCAACAGGAGTTTCTTCAGGGGGATCAGGGGCAGCCCCCCTGGCTCCAAATCGTCCCAGGAGGAAACGGCGGTCAGGCGGGTCACCCCGTCGTTGCCGTGGACCGGGCCCCAAAGTTCCCGTTCCGCCCCGAGATGGCAAAGCAACTCCTTCTCGAAACCATCTGCTATGGCGAAACTTTTCACGCCGGTCCTCCCTCCCCGTTATAACCCAGTCTACCAGTCGCCCCGGTGCGCACAAGGAGTCGCGGGTTGACAAGCCGTCCCAGAACGAAGGGTTGCCAAAGCGGACATGGAAACTGCTAGAATGATTATCTGCGAAAGGAAAGAGCGGACCGGGTGGCGACAGGGGGAGATGGCCCCTCTTTACCCCCACGGCCTTTTCCTACAACCGAGGGAGCCGGATGACCTGGGAGAACGAAATCAGGCCGAACGACCAGGCCGGCCCACCGCCGGCCGGGACATCATCCTCCGAGGGGGAGGTTCTCGTCTCTCTCCAAACCGGAGAGCGGACAGGGAGGGCCCTGTCCTCGCAAGTGGCCGAAACCTGGTCCCTGGTGCTGACTGCCCGTGACGTTCCCCACCGGGTGCAGCGCTGCGGGTGGGGGCGGGAGATCTTCGTCGCCCCGACCCTGAGAGAGCGGGCCCGCAGGGAGCTTCGACTCTACGAGGGGGAAAACCGGAACTGGCCCCCGACATACTCGAAAACCGTCCTCGCCGACAACACCCTGGCCACCCTCTCTGCGCTGCTGCTCCTGGGCGTCTTCCACAACCTGACAATTCTCCAGGAACCCGCCCTCGGGGGTGCGGCCATCGACTGGGTCCGCACCGGTAACGCCGATGCAGGGAAGATCCTCGACGGACAGTGGTGGCGCCTCGTCACCGCACTCACCCTCCACGCCGACGGACGGCACCTCCTGGGCAACCTGCTCATCGGCGGCTTCTTCATCGTCCGCCTGTGCCGGGAAGTCGGGTCCGGGCTCGGCTGGAGCCTGCTCCTTCTTTCGGGCCTTCTCGGAAACCTGATCAACGCCCACATGCAGGACCTGCACCACCGCTCCGTGGGCCTGTCCACAGCGGTATTCGGTGCGGTCGGTCTGCTGGCGGCGCTCAGCGTGATGCGCCATCGGCGCAGCCTCCGGAGCCGGTGGCCCCTTCCCCTGGCGGCGGCTGCCGCCCTGCTGGGACTGCTCGGGACGAGCGGAGAGAACACCGATCTCGGCGCCCACCTTTTCGGGTTCGTGGCCGGCCTCGGACTGGGCATGACCGCCGGAGCGTGGCTGAAAACCCGCGGGCTCCCCTCCCCCTTTGGCAATGCCCTGCTGGCGGTGGCCGCCCTGGCGCTCACCCTCGGGGCCTGGCTGGCAGCCTTCCAGAACCCCGGCTGACCGGCGCTCCGGATCTCAGTGAGGCCCTGCCCCGGTTTCCCGCTCCAGCCAGGATATGGCCGATTCCAGGTCGCAGCCCCGCGCCAGCTTGACCAGCCCCACCACGTCGCCCTCGGCGTTGCACCGGAAGCACTGGAACTGCCCGCCCTTGATGACCATCTCCGGTTCGCCCCTGCCGGTGGGCTGGCAGCCGGGGCAGAAGAAGTGCCTCCCCCCGCCTTTCAGCCCCAGATCCCCGGCGATTTTCTCCACCGCCCCGCCTTCGGCCAGCCGCTGATCCCAGTCCTTGCGGTGGTCAGTCATGAAGCCGTCCTCCCTCGTCTTTTTCGCAAAAAGGTCTTCGATGGAAATATCGCACCGACGCCAGACCAAGGCAAAGGGGAGGCATCGGTTTCAGGGCCCCTAAGGGGCATTCCTGGGTTGAATTCTACCCGCTGTTTTACGGATTGCAAAAGGAGCGAACCGGTTCCTCCCGCCGCAGCCCCTGGAGGGCGATCGCGAAAAATCTCGAGGGGGAGAGAAGAAGCTAAAATCACTCGAAAAAGGGATTGCACAGCCTCGGTCATGAAATTTCCCATAACCCTGTTAGACTTTTTTTATTTTCCACCCATTTAACTCCACCCATTTCACGAGGAGGCAGGATCGATGAGAAAAGGTGCCATTGCGCTATTGGGGCTGCTCCTGCTGCTGCCGGCCTGGGCCGGCGCGGCGCAGAAATGCCTGACCTGTCACGAGGGTATCGAGAAGTTCGCCGACGTTCCGGGCATGGCCCACCTGACCTGCACCGACTGCCACATGGGAGACGCCGAGGCGACAGGGGCGGAGGCTGCCCACAAAGGCATGTACGCCAACCCCTCCGACCCGCGGGTGATCGACAAGACCTGCGCCGCCTGCCACCCCAATGAGGTGGAAAACGCCCTGAAATCGCTTCACGCCACCAGCGCCTGCAAGATCAGCGGGACCCGCTACGCCGCAGGCAGCCAGGGACGGGAGGGGATTTACGCCAACTACGCGGTCTCCGACGACAAGCCCGAGGGCAAATACGCCGTGGGCTCGCTGAAGGCCATCCCCTCCTACGACCCCGCCAAGGCCGAGGGCCCGGAGAACCACCCCATCGACGACTACCTGCGCAACCAGTGCCTGCGCTGCCACATCTGGAGCGACGGTCACCAGCGCGACGGCGACTACAGGGCGAGCGGCTGCGCCGCCTGCCACGTCCTCTACTCCGACGCTGGGACCTACGAAGGGGGGGACAAGGCGATCGACAAGAGCCAGAAGGACCGGCCCCGCTTCCACCGCCTCACGAGCAAGATCCCAGAGACCCAATGCCTGCACTGCCACAACCGCGGCGGCCGGACCGGGGTCAGCTACATCGGCACCATGGAAAGCGACGGCTACGGCACCCCCTGGACGGCCAAGGGGGGCAAACAGGGCAAACTGCACGGCAAGCACTACAACCACCTGACCAAAAACGTCCACTACGAGAAGGGGATGACCTGCATCGACTGCCACACCATGCAGGACCTGCACGGCGACGGCAACATCTACGTCAAGAAGGAGCAGGCGGTGGAGATCGAGTGCGAGGACTGCCACGGCACCCTCGACAAACGCTCGGAACTGAAGACCTCCTGGGGCAACCCCCTGACCAACCTCAGCGAAAGGGGGGGCAAGATCATCCTGACCGGCAAGCTCGACGGCAAGGAGCACGTCGTGCCGCAGATCTCCGAGGCCCAGTTCGGCGGCGAGGGGCAGGCCGCCATGGTCGCCATTCCCGGGCACATGGAGAAGCTCGAATGCTACGCCTGCCACGCCAAGTGGGCCCCCCAGTGCTACGGCTGCCACGCCAAGCAGGACATCGCCAAGCCGAGCGGCGACTGGCTCAACGGCACCCCCGGGGGCGACCCGAGCATGGTCAGCCACAAGAACAACCGGGCCCAGACCGCTTTCGCCTGGAACGAGTCCCGTTCCTACCTGCGCTGGGAAACCCCGGTCCTCGGTCTCAACAGCGAGGGGAAGGTCAGCACCTTCATCCCCGGCTGCCAGGTGATCTTCACCCAGGTCGAGGGCGAGGAGAACCGGGTGCACAACAAGACCTTCACCACCGTCGACGGCACCAGCGGCCTCGGCACCAACCAGATCCAACCCCACACCACCACCAGGGCGGCGCGCTCCTGCGCCGACTGCCACATGAGCACCAAGGCGGTCGGACTGGGCAGCGGTTTTTACGTCACCCAGGACAATGGGGTGGACGTCGACTTCGAACTGGAGCGGATCGTCGACGAGGAGGGCCGGCAGATCCAGCAGACGGCCCACGAAGGCTCCCGGCCCTTCAACAAGGAGGAACAGCAGCGCATCCTGCGCGCCGGCACCTGCCTTCCCTGCCACGGAGGCGACAATGCCTTCTGGAGCAAGGTAAAGGACAAAGCCGGGGTCGATGCAGCCCCCACCTACGAGATGCACCAGAAGGCCATAAAGAAAGTCCTGGACAAAGCCGGCAAGTCCTTGTTCTGAGCCCCACGCCACGCCAACATCAAAGGGCGCGCCGGTCGGCGCGCCCTTTGATGTTCTTCTGTTCCCATCCCCCTGCCTGCCCCGGGCCGAGGAGCCCTATCAGCTGCTCTCCCGCCCCCCCCCACCAGGGCCCGTCTCTGGGTCATGGCATCGACGATCTTCTTCCGTCCGCTCGCCACCAGGCGCTGGACCGTCCCCCGGGAGACGCCCATCCGCTCCCCGGCCTCCTGCTGGGTCAGACCCTCGCTGTCGCAGAGGCGCACGGCCTCCATCTCATCCTCGAAGATGACCTCTTTGTCCAAGTCCTTGAGGGGAGTCCCGGCGGGCTTGAAGACCAACTTGCCAGCCTCCCGGAAAGGGCACTGGCAGTGTCTCGGTTTTCTCGGTCGCGGTGACATCTCTTTCAGCCCCTCATTCGGCGCGAAGGTGCGGCGAAACGTCGCATGGCCCGAAGATCCGGTCGGTCAGTTTCACGTACCAGGCCGCCGACTGCACCTGGATAATGTAGGCCAGGGCGATGACGAGGGCCGCGTCGGAGCCCGCTGAACCGAAGGCGTTGATCGCCACAGCCAGGGCGATGGAGAGGTTGCGCATCACCGTGCCGTAGACGAGGGCGATGGCGTCGCCGCGGGGCAGGAGCATCTTCCCGGCGACGGTGCTCAGAACAAAATTGAACAGGTAGAGGATCAGCAGGGGGACGAAAATGGTCAGCAGCTCTCCGGGACGGGCGGCGATCGCCTGGGCCTTCAGGGACATGGCGATAAAGACGATACCGAGGACTCCGAGGGTGGAGAGGCCCGGGAAGCGGGGCGCCACGCTCTTCTGAAAGGCCTCCTGGCCGTAGCGGCGCACAAGAAGCCGCTGGGTGGCGTAGCCGGCGGCCATGGGCAGAAAGACGATCAGGGCGATCTGCCGGAATATCCCCGGCAGGTCGAACGTCACCTCGGCCCCGAGCAGGGCCTGGACATAGAAGGGAGCAGCCAGGGAACCGAGGACCAGCCCCACGACGGTCATCTTTACCGCCGCCGCCAGGTTCCCCTTCGCGAAGCCGGTCCAGGAGATGGT is from Desulfuromonas sp. and encodes:
- a CDS encoding FAD/NAD(P)-binding protein, whose product is MKVDFLPVPARVEAIERAVPDNHLFYFRPETPMAVEPGQFVELSLPGVGAFPGSAAAYPSSTEFQACIRRAGRVTSALYRLEEGAPVGMRGPFGNGFDLEAFAGRDVLLVAGGLGMAPLRALLQALLDRKKDFGEIILLYGSRDPAALLFREELESLARRGQIRLRFSVDFVTDLPWSSEGFFCKVGLVTGLLEDLRFAPGRTTAAVCGPPALYSCVLEELASLGIDPGRIYATLERRMKCGVGQCCHCVVGGRFVCRDGPVFSLAELRSMEGAI
- a CDS encoding rhomboid family intramembrane serine protease — protein: MTWENEIRPNDQAGPPPAGTSSSEGEVLVSLQTGERTGRALSSQVAETWSLVLTARDVPHRVQRCGWGREIFVAPTLRERARRELRLYEGENRNWPPTYSKTVLADNTLATLSALLLLGVFHNLTILQEPALGGAAIDWVRTGNADAGKILDGQWWRLVTALTLHADGRHLLGNLLIGGFFIVRLCREVGSGLGWSLLLLSGLLGNLINAHMQDLHHRSVGLSTAVFGAVGLLAALSVMRHRRSLRSRWPLPLAAAAALLGLLGTSGENTDLGAHLFGFVAGLGLGMTAGAWLKTRGLPSPFGNALLAVAALALTLGAWLAAFQNPG
- a CDS encoding DUF134 domain-containing protein, which encodes MSPRPRKPRHCQCPFREAGKLVFKPAGTPLKDLDKEVIFEDEMEAVRLCDSEGLTQQEAGERMGVSRGTVQRLVASGRKKIVDAMTQRRALVGGGGRAADRAPRPGAGRGMGTEEHQRARRPARPLMLAWRGAQNKDLPALSRTFFMAFWCIS
- a CDS encoding 4Fe-4S dicluster domain-containing protein, giving the protein MKSFAIADGFEKELLCHLGAERELWGPVHGNDGVTRLTAVSSWDDLEPGGLPLIPLKKLLLPPREEICAFPGPGDSFSDPPCRPRALVGIPPCDLYALDYLDRVFAEDPFYQRRRTDMLVLGTACTPSDECFCAPRPALPLFDLFLAEGRVWAGSARGEGVLDGLRGLGAEESDLPLPMETMGGRGGALPENLPELFSKSATLPLWRETGSRCLSCGACSAVCPTCYCYDVVDEALPGGRTARHREWDNCFFRSHALVAGGHNFRPRRGDRLRFRFEHKFLGFGPLRGEVSCVGCGRCARACPVDIDISSVLTELSGEEQR
- a CDS encoding bile acid:sodium symporter; this translates as MWNLLRWLNKNLTVAIPALMLAGFGFGLVAETGSLKGLILPFTFLMVYPMMVTLKIRQVFKGGSGKTQALTQAINFAVIPFVAYGLGRLFFADRPYMALGLLLAALVPTSGMTISWTGFAKGNLAAAVKMTVVGLVLGSLAAPFYVQALLGAEVTFDLPGIFRQIALIVFLPMAAGYATQRLLVRRYGQEAFQKSVAPRFPGLSTLGVLGIVFIAMSLKAQAIAARPGELLTIFVPLLILYLFNFVLSTVAGKMLLPRGDAIALVYGTVMRNLSIALAVAINAFGSAGSDAALVIALAYIIQVQSAAWYVKLTDRIFGPCDVSPHLRAE